The following are from one region of the Mangifera indica cultivar Alphonso chromosome 14, CATAS_Mindica_2.1, whole genome shotgun sequence genome:
- the LOC123196973 gene encoding uncharacterized protein LOC123196973 → MEDYKENNVDNSSNNNNKRKRFSEEKSDESDSVESKLARVDSLDSEDDNPAGAADVVDACILDYSYDVNSPVAKRIQDDLMSSILDESDPDPAIQGLDSVIKSFEEEILFPSELLPAVVSDSGEQRPELGYLLEASDDELGLPPAFSVGDEQNVGESVDLTPTGSETAVAFDNIGLGFDDGLLSYDQYKFGIGGDSENNNFSHDFITLGGGLFDSYEPAEISEFAWRQESLSAS, encoded by the coding sequence atggAGGATTACAAGGAAAATAACGTCGACAacagcagcaacaacaacaacaagcGGAAGCGGTTCTCCGAGGAGAAATCGGACGAGTCCGACTCGGTCGAGTCGAAACTCGCCCGAGTTGACTCTTTAGACTCGGAGGATGATAACCCGGCTGGTGCTGCGGACGTTGTTGATGCGTGCATCTTGGATTACTCATACGATGTGAATTCGCCGGTTGCGAAGCGTATCCAGGACGATTTGATGAGCAGCATTCTCGACGAGTCTGACCCTGACCCGGCCATCCAGGGGCTTGATTCGGTGATTAAGAGCTTCGAAGAGGAGATTCTGTTCCCGAGCGAGTTGCTGCCTGCGGTGGTTTCAGATTCCGGCGAGCAGAGGCCGGAACTAGGTTATCTTTTAGAAGCTTCGGACGACGAGCTTGGCTTGCCTCCGGCTTTTTCGGTCGGAGACGAGCAGAATGTCGGAGAATCCGTTGATTTGACGCCTACCGGGTCCGAGACGGCCGTTGCATTTGATAATATCGGCTTAGGTTTTGACGACGGATTACTCAGTTACGACCAGTACAAGTTCGGAATCGGTGGTGACTCGGAGAATAACAACTTTTCTCATGATTTCATTACATTAGGGGGAGGTTTATTCGATAGTTATGAACCAGCCGAAATCTCGGAATTTGCGTGGCGGCAAGAATCGCTTTCGGCTtcgtaa